The following nucleotide sequence is from Salvia miltiorrhiza cultivar Shanhuang (shh) chromosome 7, IMPLAD_Smil_shh, whole genome shotgun sequence.
gagaaaatttgatgtgaaaatttaaatattgttgtggttaaaaaaaagaaaaaagaaaatatggttGTATCCCAAAATGAAAGTGATAATTTATTATGGAACAAatggaaataaaaaatataatactactTTTTTATGGGGCGTAAGGGTTagattcataattttatttgttaaaatctatttattaatcaattcagcactattttttttaatacatactatatttttatattttaaacctcGTTCATATTcaactatttattaattacttaattttaatatttttttccactTTATACAACAGGTCTACAGCTTTTATCTAAAAAAACAAGCTAATAAATCCTATTGTAAAAAGGTGTGATAAAAGAGAGCAGTGAAGTAGAATCGAGGAGGCGCATGCAGAACCCTCATCATGAtgtcttctctctctcccatcCCTCAAATCTTTTTCTTGCTCCACCATTTCTCATTTACGCCACTCCCATCCCCACCTTTTTACGCCCTTGCCACTCGCCAAACTTGTGGTTGAATTTGCCAAAAAAGGATTTACTGTGGAAAAATGCAGGTGTAGGGGAATTCGGTGGAGCAGTAAAAAATGATGGAAATTGACCCCATGAAGAGGACAGAATAGTCCTtgcggagagagagagagagagagagagtcccATTCATGAAATATTCCAAATCCAGTCTGCCTGCTCTGCACAGTTTcacagagagagaaagagagaatctAAAGGCAGAGATATACCGCACAGAGAGAGAAGTGAAAAAGCAAACAACCAATGGAAACAAcacattgaaattaaataaataaataaaccaaaGCTAGAAAACGCAAACCAATCAGAAAAATAATAAAGGCTCCACCAAGCACTATCTGGTCTCTCTGCCTCTTTTTTCCCTTCTGTTTTTCTTCACCAACAACTCATTTTCAGCTTTCGTTTAAACCCCCCCAGATCCATATAATACACATACATGTATTTCCAGTGTCTTTGCATGTCAACCATTGAAGAAAGATTCGGTTTTTAGGCAAGGGGAAGGGGAATCTTGGAAACAGCTATGAGATGTTATGTGTGGTATGCTTATATATGTTGGGAGGCTCAAAGCTTCGATCTTTGCTTGAAATAGGATTGCTACCAGGTTATTGAATCAGTTATTATGAAGGATAATTGGTGGGATTGGAGGAACGTTTGGTGGATTCAAGAAATGAAGGGAAGAATAAGTGTTTCTTGATTTTGTTTACAAGGGGGATTTAGTCACCATTACATTTCAGCTGTCTTTTGTTTGTCTCGCGCTAAGTTTCGTGATCAATTAGATTTTATATTTGCAGAATTCTCCATAGAAAGAATCAGGTGAGGAATATTCTCCACTTTTGTACCTTTTGATGTAGGATGGTCGTTTATTAGCAAAGCAAGCTTATGGTTTTATGCTCAAGGTTTTTAGAATGTTTGGATTCTGTTCGAGAAAAGGGTTCTTGCAGAAAGACTGAAGTGCTTGAGCTGTTTTGAAataaaagggaaaagaattacgTTTAAATTATAGGTGGGGCTAAGGATTGATTTGACATTTGTATTAGTTGAGGTTGTAGTTGTGGAAGATGGCAATGTCTTGCAAAGAGAGTAGCAAGGCAGCTGCGGCCGccgctgcagctgcagctgcaggcATGGATAATGGGAAGTATGTGCGTTATACGCCCGAGCAGGTTGAAGCCCTCGAGAGGCTATATCACGATTGTCCAAAACCGAGCTCGATGCGTCGCCAGCAGCTCATTCGTGAGTGCCCGATTTTATCCCACATTGAGCCTAAGCAGATCAAAGTTTGGTTCCAAAAcagaaggtatttttacagattgttgttgttgatgcttaACACTATAGTTGATTGGTTGTGTAAGTGTAGTGGAATCTTTAGAGAGGCATATGAAGTGGGCACTTCTAAGTTTCATATGCTAGAGTTTAGAAGTTGCTCGTTCCATGCGTTCCTTCTAGATTTATTTGTTGTGTTAGGAAAATACAATCTTGAACTGTTCTCTTTGAATACAGATGCAGAGAGAAGCAAAGAAAAGAAGCGTCAAGGCTTCAAGGTGTAAATAGGAAGTTGACAGCGATGAACAAACTGTTGATGGAGGAGAATGATAGGTTGCAGAAACAAGTGTCACAATTGGTGTATGAAAACAGTTACTTTCGCCAGCATACACCAAATGTGAGAACCTTGGAATTGGTCTCAGCATTCTTAGTTTCATGAAATTGTAGTTTCTTGTGCAATATGAAATAGGGGCCTTGGTAAATTAACAAAGTTGTTTAATTTGCTTGCAGAATCCACTTTCTACTAAAGACACGAGCTGTGATTCAGTGGTGACAAGTGGTCAAAAGCACCACTTGACGCCTCAGCATCCGCCAAGGGATGCAAGTCCTGCAGGGTTAGTAGGGGGGGTTATGATTGTTTAGGAATTTTTACAATGGAAGTAAGAGTATATCTGCTGTTACTTATTTTGCTGTATGGTCGAGTGAACTTTCAGTGTATGTTTTTGTGGTGGCTCACAGAGTTCTATCCTCGTTTGTATTTTCCTAGGCTTTTGTCCATTGCAGAAGAAACTTTAGCAGAGTTTCTATCGAAGGCTACTGGAACTGCTGTTGAGTGGGTCCAAATGCCTGGAATGAAGGTATTCAAGTCCTCTCAAACATCCGCCTCTGCAATAATTCTGTGCTACCTCATGTTATGTAAATTTTTGGATTGATATTCTCTGTTTCATAATGAACTAGTTAAATAATTCACATGCAATCTGAATAGCTTGCTTCAAATTGGAATTATCAATTCAACTAAgtgtttttgtaattttttgttaGCCTGGTCCGGATTCCATTGGAATCGTTGCTATTTCTCATGGTTGCCCTGGCGTGGCAGCACGAGCTTGCGGTCTGGTCGGTCTAGAACCCACCAGAGTAAGTACACTATCACTTGTTTCCTTTGTCCCTAGGGTGTCATCTTACTTACTACATGTTCCAGGTTGCAGAAATCCTGAAGGATCGACCTTCATGGTTTCGCGATTGCCGAGCTGTGGATGTGGTAAACGTGCTGCCTACTGCCAATGGTGGAACCATAGAACTTTTATACATGCAGGTAGAGTTTTATAATTGTATAGGggtcatttttttattacctTGTTTTTGTATGTTACTCATGGAtctatgaatttgaaaatttagcTATATGCGCCAACTACTCTGGCGCCTGGTCGCGACTTTTGGTTGTTACGCTTTACCTCTGTCATGGATGATGGCAGTTTGGTGGTATGTGAAGTTTAAAACCTTTTACACCAGTGGTTTATGGTTTATATATCCTGGAAATTAAAACTTTTGCATTCCTAATTGTGCTCAGGTCTGTGAGAGGTCACTAAGCAACACCCAAAATGGTCCGAGCATGCCACCTGTTCAGAACTATGTGAGAGCCGAGATGCTGCCTAGTGGTTACCTAATCAGACCTTGTGAAGGAGGAGGCTCGATCATCCACATCGTAGATCACATGAATTTGGAGGTAATTATATTTGCCATTTCTGACCCTTTAACATTAGTCTTgatctttttattcattttacTTTGTGGAGCGGATTAGTCACTGTGAAAGTATAATATAGAGAACATCTTTTGAAACTATTGTTGCACAAGGTTTTGTTTTGGACAGCTTTTCCTCAAAATGATTAGCTTCTGTAACTTGCTGTTTCGTTGTTGGTATTGCCATCTATTCATCAGGCATGGAGTGTTCCTGAGGTCTTGCGCCCACTCTATGAATCGTCGACAGTGCTTGCTCAAAGGATCACAACAGCTGTAATATTCCGAGAGACACTCTCAACTCACTAAAACCTTTTGATCAAAAGAAAGCTTATTCTTTGCTGTGATTCTCGTGAATGATTATTTCCCTTCTGTTCTTTCTTTTTGTCTCTAAATGTAGGCTGTACGCCATCTTAGGCAGATAGCTCTCGACATTTCACAATCTAGTGTGAATAACTGGGGCAGAAGGCCAGCAGCTCTACGAGCGCTTAGCCACAGGTTGAGCAGGTAAAATATTCTCCATGTTCCTCCATTTGGTGTCTGCATTCTGTTCCGTGTGGTCGTGAATTGCATGTATTCGTTTtgattacaaatttacaatgcAGGGGATTCAATGAGGCTCTTAATGGGTTTAGTGACGAGGGGTGGTCGTTGATAGGCAATGATGGCGCAGATGATATCACCATTCTTGTGAACTCAAATCCAGAAAAATTGATGGGGTTGAATACCTCTTTCACAAGCGGATATAATTCCATTTGCAGTTCCATTCTGTGTGCCAAAGCCTCAATGCTTTTACAGGTGAGTAAGATTTGATGTTGTCGACCTATTATTATCCTCAAGAGTCGAGATCTCCGTGTTGGAGTGCGCGCGCGCTGTAATCTTAATAAGCTAGTCTTTATTTTCGTGTCCAGAATGTGCCTCCTGCAATACTGCTGCGATTTTTGCGAGAGCATAGATCAGAATGGGCAGACACCAACATCGATGCCTACTCAGCTGCTGCCGTCAAAATTGGTCCTTGTAATTTCTTAGGTCCTCGAGTTGGTAATTACGGTGGCCAAGTTATACTTCCTTTGGCTCAGACTATTGAGCATGAAGAGGCAAGTGTATAGAATTGTCTTTTCACTCTATTCTAAATTTATGCTCCTATTTACAGTTTCTATTTGAGGTAAATTAATCTTGGAAGTTTAGAGCTTTACTACCCTTCATCTTGTTTTACAACAATATATCCTGATGCTTAAATAGCTGCTGGAGGTGATTAAACTGGAAGGTATTGCCCATACTGCTGAAGAAGCGATGATGCCTAGGGACGTATTGCTCTTGCAGGTATATTTCGTTTTGGTTTTAAAATGGGAATGTAGAACATGTTTTGCTTTATGAAGTAGTAGGTTTAACTGGCCTCAGATAATATATTTCGGTTTTGGCATTCTGTACCCTTTGAGGTGAAAGACGTAACTTTATCATCTGCAAGAGCCTAAATTTGTTGTATGTACCGTCTCATGCATTCTGCTCCCTTTCTGTTTTAACTTATTTACATGTTCATCGACTAATTTGCTGTGCCTTAAACGTGCTATGATTATGCTTTCAAAGCTGTACCTTTATCATTTTCCTTCTCTTGTATTTGCTCCCTTTATCTTGTGTGATGCTCATCTCGAATCCTGGCAGCTCTGTTGTGGAAT
It contains:
- the LOC130992492 gene encoding homeobox-leucine zipper protein ATHB-15-like, producing MAMSCKESSKAAAAAAAAAAAGMDNGKYVRYTPEQVEALERLYHDCPKPSSMRRQQLIRECPILSHIEPKQIKVWFQNRRCREKQRKEASRLQGVNRKLTAMNKLLMEENDRLQKQVSQLVYENSYFRQHTPNNPLSTKDTSCDSVVTSGQKHHLTPQHPPRDASPAGLLSIAEETLAEFLSKATGTAVEWVQMPGMKPGPDSIGIVAISHGCPGVAARACGLVGLEPTRVAEILKDRPSWFRDCRAVDVVNVLPTANGGTIELLYMQLYAPTTLAPGRDFWLLRFTSVMDDGSLVVCERSLSNTQNGPSMPPVQNYVRAEMLPSGYLIRPCEGGGSIIHIVDHMNLEAWSVPEVLRPLYESSTVLAQRITTAAVRHLRQIALDISQSSVNNWGRRPAALRALSHRLSRGFNEALNGFSDEGWSLIGNDGADDITILVNSNPEKLMGLNTSFTSGYNSICSSILCAKASMLLQNVPPAILLRFLREHRSEWADTNIDAYSAAAVKIGPCNFLGPRVGNYGGQVILPLAQTIEHEELLEVIKLEGIAHTAEEAMMPRDVLLLQLCCGMDENAVGTCSELIFAPIDASFADDAPLLPSGFRIIPLDSGKEASSPNRTLDLASALETGAAGNKPPNGLSTNSCATRSVMTIAFQFAFESHMQDNVACMARQYVRSIISSVQRVALALSPSGFGPHAGLRSPLGTPEAHTLARWISQSYRSFMGVELLKSSSGGSDSILKALWHHSDAIMCCSMKAASVFTFANQAGVDMLETTLVALQDISLEKIFDDHGRKNVCSEFPQIMNQGFATLPGGICSSSMGRPVSYERAIAWKVLNDDENAHCICFMFVNWSFV